aattttggaccctttggtatttaatgtagaccaatttgaaaacgggactaaaaattaagaatctacatacacagttagatttggcatatcaaagaaccccaattattcaatttttgatgaaatcaaacaaagtttaattttggaccccgatttggaccaacttgaaaactgggccaataatcaaaaatctaagtacatttttagattcagcatatcaaagaaccccaaggattcaatttttgttaaaatcaaactaagtttaattttggaccctttggaccttaatgtagaccaattggaaaacgggaccaaaaattaagaatctacatacacagttagatccggcatatcaaagaaccccaattactcaatttttgatgaaatcaaacaaagttcaattttgggaccctttgggccctttattcctaaaaacctgttgggaccaaaactcccaaaatcaaacccaaccttctttttttggtcataaaccttgtgtttaaatttcaaagatttctattaacttatactaaagttatggtgcgaaaaccaagaataatgcttacttgggcccctttttggcccctaattcctaaactgttcagaccttaactcccaaaatcaatcccaaccttccttttgtggtcataaaccttgtgtttaaatttcattgatttctattcacttatactaaagttattgtgcgaaaatcaagaataatgcttatttgggcccttttttggcccctaattcctcaaCTGTTTGAattaaaactcccaaaatcaatcccaacctttcttttgtggtcataaaccttgtgtcaaaatttcttagatttctatttacttaaacttaagttatagtgcgaaaaccaagaaaatgcttatttgggccctttttggcccctaattcctaaaattttgcgaccaaaactcccaaaatcaatcccaaccttccttttgtggttataaaccttgtgttaaaatttcatagatttctattcacttttactaaagttagagtgcgaaaactaaaagtattcggacgacgacgccaacgtgatagcaatatacgacgaaaaattaaaattttttgcggtcgtataaaaagaagatgtggtatgattgccaatgagacaactatccacaaaataccaaaatgacacagacattaacaactataggtcaccgtacggccttcaacaatgagcaaagcccataccgcatagtcagctataataggccccgataagacaatgtaaaacaattcaaacgagaaaactaacggccttatttacgtaaaaataaacaaaaaaaacaaatatgtaacacataaacaaacgacaaccactgaattacaggctcctgacttgggacaggcacatacataaataatgtggcggggttaaacatgtatgcgggatcccaaccctcccccttacctgggacagtggtataacagtacaacataagaacgaactataaaaatcagttgaaaaaggctcaactcatcattGATTGGTTTTGAAAAGGTCAATAATTTCTACAGTAAATGGACATATTTCTTGATGAACTATACAGAATAAAAGATCTTAATATAAATGTTTGCATTTCACAATCTTTAATTCTACAAAGTTTAAAATAATCATACAAAGGATAAAGAAGTTGGTTTGGAAAGACACACAGATATGCTGATGCCTCTATATCCCATTGACTACTCACTTGAACAAATTAAAACTGACACATAATTCTGATAGATTCATAAAGGCCAGTATGTATTTTAATTCATTGAACTAACAACAGGAAGAACCATTCTGACTGTCTTGAGGTTTTCAATTGATTTAGTTATTTCGAGGTTTCCTGATGAAGGAAAATCCAGAAGAGCCCTTCAGACAAACACAATACAAAAACTGTTTTTCCCATACTAATGTGCAAAGTTTGTTTGGCAGGAATGATAAAACTTTACCAATCTATAAACCAAACTATTTCCAACAAGCTGAAAGAAATCTTCAATTTATACTTGATTGGCtttgtaactattttgatctaagcgtcactgatgcgtcttatgtagacgaaatgcgcatctggcgtatcaaattctaagcctggtacctttgataattattggaAAGCATGAAAGAATGAAATTCATATAATAacttaaaaaaagatttatttaattatGCAATACACATGGACAAGAATTGTTTTCTACAACTTATAACTTTTTATAGTTATATAAAACATACTGACTTTTAGAACTCAAGATTTTGGAAAAGGTTTTTAAAGTGAATTGTGTGGAAGATAAATTGTGtaggaaactaaaattaaatctTCAAAAAGTATACAGCATATGACTTTAATCAAACTATTGACAATAACTGACACAAAAATAGTAGCGACTGAATAAATACAGCACAAGAGATTACACATGAAATGGGGtgatttacatgtaaataaataagtAATTTACACATgcacacatacatgtatgcataccTCAAATCTTATCAAAACATTTATTGTAACTTTTGTGTATTATTATGAGAGGTTCAAGGAAGGAGTATTGCAGACATCaatgaaaacaacaataaaatatgaGATTTCCTTAGCATCCacataaatgttttacataaaatagaaaatttaaaagaactATATAATATTGGCACATTCAAATTTCCCTCTGTAAAAATGTGTTAATTAAACTGAATTATCTGACCATTTCCCTTATGTAAGTTATAAGCTATAATTGTTTAATGGCAAAAAAAGAGCAATCTGTGTTTCACTATTTATGATGATATGCAATTTATTTTTCTGACTGCTACACAAGTTTCAAAGCTTAACTTAATATGATGGTTAACATTTCTAAGACTTTATAATTTAACCACAAAAACTATTTAGGATaacacaatataaaaagaaaaacaatacatTTCAACAATCAAGAAAATTAGCAGCCATTAAAAGTTCCAGTGCTATTTCCGGAGCAATAGGAAACTCTGGAATCTCTGTTGAACTGTTGGTATACCTCACTTTATATGTAAAATACATGCACACCTTTTGCAAAACATGTGACctgcaataaaaaaatatattttacattgatCATTATCATTTAACTCCTTCAAGCAGTCTACTATTGATTTTTCAATGTTAATTTGTTTGTAATTGTAGATcttatacaatatataatatttagctgatcatatttgctgttcaAAAGATCTGTGTATTTATCAAGAGTTTTTAAGAAAATAGcaacaaaaaaaacacacaaataaactGTTGACAAAGAAATGTGAGGAACTTTTCAACTATTCAATGAACATTACGTATACTTTCTCTCGAATAGTTtctgaaaaacacaaaaatattaagTTGTCTTTTTGAGGGCAGTAACTCCAATTTTTTTGCTgttcaaatatttaagttttcAATTTCAAAGGCAGTAACTGCCGAAAGTTTCTCAACCAGAACTAAACAGGAACTTGAAATTTGTACCATGGGACCCTGTACCGAGACTTTACTTAAAGGAAGGAGTCAAAATACCAATCTCCATTTTTAAGATTATAATGTGAGTAAAATTTTACAGATATTGTTGACGAATACATTAATAGTGACTTAAATGAAATAGCTTCCTGCAAATTTTGCATAGATGAAGAAAAATTTCCAACACTTTAAGCAAAATCATCTTTACAATAAAACCtattaaacataaacaaaaataccAAGACAAGGCTGGGGGTGTTAGTCAATTTGTCTACTCTACTAATAGTTCACAAACTTCTTGAGATTTTGGTTGTTATTTTGTAGACTTTTACCTTCTATAAATACATGTGTATTACAGagtatttttataacaaaatttcagtatacatgtatttttttacttaacacagtcggaaaccaggttgaaatagaacaaaagaatcgaagctctttgttagagaaggcgataaatgtttactgtattgtttactatagtgacaaaatttttaaaagttaatagaaacaaacaaaattgcaattttcttctcaattaaaaggtgttttattttaaaaacaccatttgcataaattttcaatttatctagtacatagttaagcagaacaattagatatcaagtcgacgacatgggtatctttcaagttggatgaagaaaatgcaaaacctccgatttttatgaaaaaattaccacggacggaaaacatatcaatctattagttcagtaattttcgtgtctgcccttccattatgtgactgaagaaaaaataaaaaaaaatgggtaataattgtatcgaaaagagaaaatcgagtgcgcCTTTTTATgttcagtcaggggacttacttaaataagtgattttctaaatcactgattcaagtaacattatttccataaaagttggaagttagagttgtctttctttaataatcacctatttaagtagtacaaattaatcactagaagaagtgatttaattttattgtagctttatatatagaatactaatgatccagggaataattatgtttctaaacttatcagaaccaacatctgtgttgtctaggatgaccaggtcatttcaggtgatgaccttgtactgaatctaggataatgacataaaaatcacttgtttaagtatcagacctccaTTTCCTTcaaaaaaatcacttctttaagtatcattcttttaataacccccactaatttcaacacccccgaacagtgatatttttatcgcgaacagtagaattttattacataatctgaaagataaaaccttgaacttcacaggaaaaatactcccactgctgggaaaaatctttgaagaaaatatcagttcattatgtaaagccattattatagcattttttcaactaaaatagaattttcagctaaatgatagcatcataggcataaaccttgctacttaaaagaagcaaaaagtttgtttttttttaaattttactaattaaaaatattatttaaatctatgtgtttaaaatttagaaaaaactacaaaatcccaatttgtgacaaaacctcgaatttgctactcaaataagtgatttaaaaatcacttatttcagtaagtcccctgactgatgttagggcgtgtttgagttgagtattttgtcttgatatcgtacaaagtaagaatatttcatacatcgtctcgcttcagattctatcatttttatatattaaagctacaggttgactttataacacaaaaaaatcacagtactaaaagatgaaatatatgggtcaagtgaaatacctatctaatgagtcacaaaaacagagaaggtttgttcgaatagctatttttttactgaaagtacttgacgacagtctttcaagttggatgatgaaaatgcatatcttcgaaaaattctaattttttgtgtgtgattactagggtttataggcttcatacactaaaaaaatctagtctgcccttccacgaaatatttaattagaatttttttaaatgtttatgaattttcgaaaaattccacccgacaaccgatcagacaatagttttaagttgaatcaatgcagacaagattattaactgatgctcattagctagttgatacatttgtcttttaaaatacaactgacatataaggatcgtaatggtgcaatgtggataaatttatcggtttccaagagcaatattggtagcgcgtcatccctacaatggcttccatttctacgattgtgaaaatgaactggcgtaatggggagataattttgacgaagtagactcctgactgAACACTCCTTCGTCAATCAATCTTACTATTCTTAGCCGTCATTCAAAGATAAAATCATTTGCATGTCCATGTATGTCCGTGATCTTTGTTATGTTATCTTTTTCTTCTCATTTGAATAATACACTGTGAATAGATAGATCAGCAAAGATATGCAGAACTTTTCTGCTGTAAgctttacttttttcaaatacatTGTGTACTTACGGTATTTCTCTAAAGttaatttcatttgtttcattttcgGCAAACTGtcctaaaacaaaaagaataatgtTGAAAATAAAGAAGCCATCTTTAACagagatgtacatgtacatcaaacaATTAATAATCTGTTTATAATAACAATCAGAAAAGACAttattacataaatatatgtaattgtaTGTCTAATTTTGCATCAATCATGTTTTGATAGGTTTCTAGCAAGAATTAAATCTTGTGCTATATGTATATATGCAGATGACAAAAATAAGAAACCttattttttgttgataaactttatatctatttttataaaGTCAACCTCATTACACTATCAAACACTTCATACTGTAATAATATCCTATATTGctcatattttcctttttttctttgtatattttcACTAAAACCTTGCTTATtttataacaagagtgcacacactgaaatgtctcgccttctttactaatcattgatattatgttgatagtcctaagtataaagggttattacaactgtcacataaacttaacattaaacaagatagttaaacaaagaccaatgaaccatgaaaatgaggtcaaggtcagatgaaccatgccaggcagacttGTACAGCttacaatgcttccatacaacaaatatagttgacctattacttatagtttaagaaaaatagaccaaaacacaaaaacttaacactgtgcaatgaaccgtgcaattgaggtcatggtcaaataaaacctgcaggactgacatatagatcataatatatttccatacatcaaatatagttgacctttggcatataatattagatcaaaagatcaaaacttaaaaacttaactttgaccactgaaccatgaaaataaggtcaaggtcagatgacatctgcccgctagacatgtacaccttacaatcattccatacaacaaatatagtagacctattgcataaagtatgagaaaaacagaccaaaacacaaaaacttaactataaccactgaaccatgaaaatgaggtcaaggtcagatgacacctgccagttggacatgtacaccttccaatccttccatacaccaaatatactagccccattgcttatagtatctgagatatggacttgaccaccaaaacttaaccttgttcactgatccatgaaatgaggtcgaggtcaagtgaaaactgtctgacgggcatgaggaccttgcaaggtatgcacataccaaatatagttatcctattacttataataagagagaattcaaagttacaaaaattctgaacttttttttcaagtggtcactgaaccatgaaaatgaggtcaaggacattggacatgtgaccgacggaacttcgtaacatgaggcatctatatacaaaatatgaagcatccaggtcttcgaccttctaaaatatatagcttttaagaagttagctaacaccgccgccggatcactatccctatgtcgagctttctgcaacaaaagttgcaggctcgacaaaaattattGCATTATGATATTTATGTATCTTGCCTgacaagggcccatgattggtaaattaaaataatttctaatgtcTAATGTACTACCTAATCAAAGAGCGGATTGCTCtaagggatacgattgccattgttttcattgatgcatgtattagtattattttcaaaaataattcaactgcgCGTGTAAAATGctcgtaaaatgtaatttacgtacatgtaatctgaatagttattcaactttaaaaatagccaatccttgatacaagtgtatgaacaatgtgtTTAATTTTGTACTAtgaattccaagtttactttccacagcagtcactgagagtgagagaaggtatttcatcACCCATTTTCCTACGTGAATTCTAGGTgtaaccccattcctaactcattaaatatttcatttcctttgggtcagtgggcatgactcctttccgtacacagtACTCTGTTAAAATTGCAATCCGTTTTAATATGATATGACGTCTATCGacagaacgagttaatttttctcgaTGAATCGTCGTTTGACGATAGTTACTTATGGAAGGGAGACAACGAAatgataatatggaagactccactttcgctgaaggggtgttctagttaCACCTTAAcgttgtggactacatttattttatttaaatgatgcatgatttaaaattatgcaacaacaataaccctcaatagcggacagacatagaaaggatctcgtgagtttcaaattaatcaatggagtagggaatccagagcaaccattcagtCTGAggcctaaaaaaaataatctgtgtttccggtaacaacattttgaaaaatagggtcggtaggtcagatttaaaaaaaaaaaatttaatcatttttttttacattgtaaacgaaatccggaaaattatcatggtttttcCAAGTCCAGATCcgtaattagttttcaaatacCAGAAGTcggccatttgcaatgttttactTACGTAAACAAACCCTAGACTTGTGATTtgtagcaaggacgtatattaaatgttaattaaacgacctccatttctttatggaagtacaatatcaaatatcagtttcataagggtgacatataagaaaactccacttcagttcttatatgacagaagtAGATTTATCGATCggattcagagaactctcgcatgttctcaaaactggggaattccctctgacttgtttctaaatttataaaaacactaaatataaatactgcttaattctgattttccgtgttgttaaaaacatgcatacaagtcaagggaaatatcaaaacatgaagattatgagaagaacattaatATAGGACAGTTGTTTAAACTCAacccttttgttttttttataccatttaaagcaagacaatctcaagaatctgagatgttccttgatgtttataataaaatggttgacgtgagggcatggccctgagtcaatggtataagtctacagattgcttaaaagcaattGTATCCCAAAAAAATAAGGGTTGGAAATTTATTTTATGGGACATGCATAATCATTATAGGTTAAACAATACAAAAGGTTGTGTAGTCTAGTATACTTATTTaagatttttatctttttgttagTATTTTGGGATTAAACAAAAAGACAGCTTTAGCCCAAAATCATTTCATTTAGATATAAAtaactacccccccccccccccttttccttcCTTATCTTATGTTGATAAATCATGTGATGAGTTTCTCTCCATTATCATGCATGCAatagcttaaaaaaaaaattaaatgtacagaTAATAAAGTGGTTGGAGTGGCTTCCCtttgattgtaaaaatataaGTTAATGTAGCCTACATGTTCAGAACAGCATGTGacaaactgtaaattcagaatttatcaattattgcaaggttttatTAATGCTTATAATGCTACTAGGTGAGTATCACAATAACTACTAACATTCTGATAGctgatacatatacatgtatctgtatgatgttttttattttttttaactactaAACTAGCTCACATTTCTGTCcagtttttaaaaatcaaaataataatagcAAGCAGTAGTTGCTGTCATCACTGTCTGTTTCATAAAACCCTATTAAAATTGAATGTCTCCTGTATTATACAATCTACATTGTATAtctcattttcaatattttcaacaAGTAATTTTTTCTACAATGTTCATAAATGTGCATTGAAATGTTTTAAGCATTcaatgttctttttattttagttgCTATTGTATTGTATTAGCGGACTTTGAGGTATGGacttttggtcattgttgaaggccatatagtgatctatagttgttgaGTAATGTAGACTTCtgcgtcatttagtctcttgttaAGAGTTGTCTCGTTCACAATCATTAtgacataccacatcttcttttttatattcttatggtaatagtatacatgtacatacctgGCCCACTTAACATGGCTTTGATTGTTCCAGATGTCAGTGCATGATCTCTTTTGACATAGAACTCATGACCATCAGATGACACCAGTTTGACATACATTGCATCAGGTCCTTCACAACCCCCGTACATCTTCTCCTCATCTCCCTTTTCATCCTTGTCTGTCATGTTGAATTAAGTGACTAGTTTGAGGATTTCCTGCAAAACGTCagtatttttacatttaaatcttAAACGCCagtatttttaatttacatttaaatctTATATTAACAAATCTGTATAATGTCAATCAATGTGGGAATATATTTCTTCTAAGTTTGAATTTCAAGTGGCATGATTGAGCCTTGGAAAACCTACATCTTTATCTAGGAGTTGTAAACGAATTGCATACAACCATTCTTAAGCTTGGGCACTGATCCAGCCCAGGCATGTTAATATTTCTACTACAGGCCTACCACCATTGGGCTTGTGgcttcaaaagttttaaaaaaaatcaaaaccaggATATATAAAACACacattatttataaacataatgaaaccttacataaaaataaagtatTAGATTGAAAACTGTAAGAAGTTACATGTACAATGAGCCTGGATTGTACCTGGACAAAAGATG
This sequence is a window from Mytilus edulis chromosome 1, xbMytEdul2.2, whole genome shotgun sequence. Protein-coding genes within it:
- the LOC139499635 gene encoding elongin-C, which translates into the protein MTDKDEKGDEEKMYGGCEGPDAMYVKLVSSDGHEFYVKRDHALTSGTIKAMLSGPGQFAENETNEINFREIPSHVLQKVCMYFTYKVRYTNSSTEIPEFPIAPEIALELLMAANFLDC